A portion of the Mytilus galloprovincialis chromosome 12, xbMytGall1.hap1.1, whole genome shotgun sequence genome contains these proteins:
- the LOC143054654 gene encoding uncharacterized protein LOC143054654 isoform X3 → MATKRVSELAQHRVPHQYKHDRPSPIWPVRQTALEQEASERIHQLSMHKNAHPQHAYDRTAYIEVSPGAKRAASTERIEMLSRPKMRQDRFGMDETEWGQYFPVSDAAKKATASGRIESLAESKRYHAMFQNEKPVQWPVDDGAMKAIASLEIQKLARPRSRTMIKDDYDPYKVPMAARRARATPRLDELCVPLPRKSRAKKAA, encoded by the exons TGGCCACAAAAAGAGTATCAGAATTGGCACAGCACAGAGTACCTCACCAGTATAAACATGATAG ACCATCTCCAATATGGCCAGTCAGACAGACAGCATTAGAACAAGAAGCCTCCGAGAGAATTCACCAGTTATCCATGCATAAAAATGCTCACCCTCAGCATGCTTACGACAGGACAGCCTACATTGAAGTTTCACCAGGAGCCAAGAGGGCAGCATCAACTGAACGCATAGAAATGCTTAGCCGACCAAAGATGCGACAAGATCGTTTCGGTATGGATGAGACAGAATGGGGTCAATATTTTCCTGTGTCCGATGCAGCCAAAAAAGCAACAGCATCTGGAAGGATTGAAAGTTTAGCGGAATCAAAAAGATATCATGCAATGTTTCAGAACGAGAAACCAGTTCAATGGCCTGTTGATGACGGGGCCATGAAAGCAATTGCTAGCCTTGAAATACAAAAATTAGCTCGTCCCCGGAGTCGTACTATGATTAAAGACGATTATGATCCTTATAAAGTTCCAATGGCTGCTAGACGAGCTAGGGCAACACCCAGGCTCGACGAACTTTGTGTACCTCTGCCAAGAAAATCTAGAGCAAAGAAAGCTGCTTAG
- the LOC143054656 gene encoding FAS-associated factor 2-like, with protein MAEAPEEISPEQTEKIIQFQDMTGIDDLDRCQQILQQHEWNIETAVQDTFNEQEGVPSVYSQPPPEPRTPPVNIQPSDQRVFTVASRRPQGIFQWTYFFMAFPFRFVYTTFTDILTFIWSLFRQDPRRNVVDPVGDVTRFIQTYNDLYGQDHPVFYQGSYSQALNDAKSELRFLLVYLHGDNHQDTPDFCRNTLGNNDVIDFINSSMLFWSCNTNSPEGYRVSRALRENTYPFLALIVLRQNKMTVVARIEGPIGPVELTQRLERLMSENETSLVAARADREERSFNQTLRAQQDEAYLESLKADQEKARKRQEEQEEVRQIEQQKEEEELERLRLIQAKEDRKEVLKTEIPAEPNSTDPDTVKIVLKLPHGARVERRFLKSQSLKDLYHFAFCHEDCPDDFHIVTNFPRRTLPCEPKDGEPEPPTFAEAGLGKNEMLFVQDNEA; from the exons ATGGCAGAAGCACCAGAAGAAATATCACCAGAGCAGACAGAAAAAATAATCCAATTTCAG GACATGACAGGGATAGATGATTTAGATAGATGTCAACAGATTTTACAACAGCATGAGTGGAATATTGAG aCTGCAGTGCAGGACACATTTAATGAACAAGAGGGAGTTCCTTCTGTTTATAGTCAACCTCCTCCTGAACCCAGAACACCTCCAGTTAACATTCAACCTTCAGATCAAAG GGTATTTACAGTGGCTAGTAGAAGACCACAAGGAATATTTCAatggacatatttttttatggcgTTTCCATTTAGATTTGTTTACACAACTTTTACtgatattttaacatttattt ggaGTTTATTTCGACAAGATCCAAGGAGAA ATGTAGTGGACCCTGTTGGTGATGTTACTAGATTTATACAGACATATAATGATTTATATGGACAGGACCATCCAGTATTTTACCAGGGATCATACAGTCAG GCTTTAAATGATGCCAAGAGTGAGTTACGGTTCCTGTTGGTATATCTCCATGGTGATAATCATCAGGATACGCCAGATTTCTGCAG aaatacGTTAGGGAATAATGATGTGATAGACTTTATAAATAGTAGTATGTTATTTTGGTCCTGTAATACTAACAGTCCTGAAGGATACAGGG TTTCCAGAGCATTAAGAGAAAATACATATCCATTTTTAGCTTTAATAGTTTTACGTCAAAATAAAATGACAGTAGTAGCTAGAATAGAAGGTCCTATTG gaCCGGTTGAATTAACACAGCGATTAGAAAGACTTATGAGTGAAAATGAAACAAGTCTTGTAGCAGCAAGAGCTGATAG AGAAGAACGTAGTTTCAACCAAACTTTAAGAGCACAACAAGATGAAGCCTATTTAGAATCGTTAAAAGCTGACCAAGAAAAG GCTAGAAAAAGACAGGAAGAACAAGAGGAAGTAAGACAGATAGAACaacaaaaagaagaagaagaattagAAAGACTAAGATTAATACAG gCAAAAGAAGACAGAAAGGAAGTATTAAAGACTGAAATACCTGCAGAGCCTAATTCTACTGATCCTGATACAGTCAAAATAGTATTAAAACTTCCTCATGGAGCTAGGGTAGAGAGACGATTTTTGAAATCACAGTCATTAAAG gATTTATATCACTTTGCATTCTGTCATGAAGATTGTCCTGATGACTTTCATATAGTTACAAATTTCCCAAGACGGACTCTACCATGTGAACCTAAAGACGGTGAACCCGAACCTCCCACTTTTGCTGAAGCAGGACTTGgaaaaaatgaaatgttatttGTGCAAGATAACGAAgcataa